The following are from one region of the Coriobacteriia bacterium genome:
- a CDS encoding acyltransferase codes for MLDSIFARMRDSRRRRAAMLMNRQRVERVLSSVATCGPGLRVNGDCVIGGGHNVRLGGNVSFNGIWIDGGGGVTIGDNFHSASDVRIFTVNHDYDGGTALPYDSSVVHKPVVIEDNVWIGYGVIVTPGSIIREGAVIGAGAVVAGEIARCGVAVGNPARVVKYRDIEHYELLKAQGRFH; via the coding sequence ATGCTGGACAGCATCTTCGCGCGGATGCGGGATTCGCGCCGGAGACGGGCCGCCATGCTGATGAACAGGCAGCGCGTGGAGCGTGTCCTGAGTTCCGTCGCAACTTGCGGACCCGGCCTTCGGGTCAACGGCGACTGCGTCATCGGTGGCGGGCACAATGTACGGCTGGGCGGCAACGTGAGCTTCAATGGCATCTGGATCGACGGTGGGGGCGGCGTGACCATCGGTGACAACTTCCACTCGGCAAGCGATGTTCGCATCTTCACCGTCAACCACGACTACGACGGCGGGACAGCGCTGCCCTACGACTCCAGCGTGGTGCACAAGCCGGTAGTGATCGAAGACAACGTCTGGATTGGCTACGGGGTCATCGTCACGCCTGGGTCGATCATCCGAGAGGGCGCGGTCATCGGCGCCGGAGCTGTGGTTGCGGGCGAGATTGCCCGGTGCGGCGTTGCCGTCGGCAATCCCGCCCGAGTGGTTAAGTACCGTGACATCGAGCACTACGAACTGCTCAAGGCGCAGGGTCGGTTCCACTAG
- a CDS encoding glycosyltransferase family 4 protein — protein MGYEHLMPQALLDSGHEIVLVPPPEPVVYVAPTPPEMPADREPIVWRSSTSKNRVVRVLTNRTVNQLDYLLRSWANRHSDAYRAYMQADREYHKRLAHPFLYFDWQANEALVEAVVNTHADIVQAVDLPSLDTAWQASQRLHSRLVYAAHELWVGFVRNPDFNAQPFEAAGLLAVERRRIHDADLITVTSDTMGERLIQIYGIHKPLTILNSPPERVETPRPVSEPVRLVYHGGLSNDRNIDGLIRAVALMGDRVTLDIHGFSRTVDLGALANLAEELGLADTVRFHGAFEYADVVDLLSGYDVGVMTAKVIEENFEVTLPNKVFDCMCAGLAVAMYDSPAVRAVLAEVPFGITLDPSSPVSIARDLEPLVSDPDRIAQMKSAAVTAAHDYWWPAQGQALVDAFAHILKRRRVS, from the coding sequence GTGGGCTATGAGCACCTCATGCCGCAAGCGCTGCTGGACTCGGGTCACGAGATCGTCCTTGTGCCGCCACCTGAACCCGTCGTCTACGTGGCTCCCACGCCCCCAGAGATGCCCGCCGACCGCGAGCCCATCGTGTGGCGCAGTTCCACGAGTAAGAATCGGGTGGTACGAGTGCTCACCAATCGCACGGTCAATCAACTCGACTATCTCCTGAGGAGCTGGGCGAATCGGCACTCAGATGCCTATCGCGCCTATATGCAAGCCGATCGCGAGTACCACAAGAGGCTCGCACATCCGTTCCTGTACTTCGACTGGCAAGCCAACGAAGCTCTCGTGGAGGCCGTCGTCAACACGCACGCGGACATTGTTCAAGCTGTTGACCTTCCTTCCCTCGACACCGCATGGCAGGCTAGCCAACGGCTGCACAGCCGCTTGGTCTATGCCGCGCACGAGCTCTGGGTCGGGTTCGTTCGTAACCCCGACTTCAACGCACAGCCCTTCGAAGCCGCAGGCCTGTTGGCGGTGGAGCGGCGGCGCATCCACGATGCCGACCTCATCACGGTCACCAGCGACACCATGGGCGAGCGCCTCATTCAGATATACGGCATCCACAAGCCACTCACCATCCTGAACTCCCCACCTGAGCGCGTCGAAACACCTCGACCCGTCTCGGAGCCGGTCCGGCTCGTCTATCACGGCGGTCTCTCGAATGACCGCAACATCGATGGACTGATCCGCGCCGTCGCGCTCATGGGAGACCGCGTCACGCTCGACATCCACGGGTTCAGCCGAACAGTCGATCTGGGCGCGCTCGCGAACCTGGCCGAAGAGCTCGGTCTGGCAGACACCGTTCGATTCCACGGCGCGTTCGAGTACGCCGACGTCGTCGACCTTCTGAGCGGCTACGATGTCGGCGTGATGACCGCGAAGGTGATTGAAGAGAACTTCGAAGTAACGCTGCCCAACAAGGTGTTCGATTGCATGTGCGCGGGGCTCGCAGTTGCCATGTACGACTCCCCAGCCGTGCGTGCGGTGCTGGCTGAAGTGCCGTTTGGCATTACGCTCGATCCGTCATCGCCGGTGTCGATTGCGCGTGACCTCGAGCCGCTCGTCAGCGACCCTGACCGAATCGCTCAGATGAAGTCAGCCGCGGTCACTGCTGCTCACGACTACTGGTGGCCCGCGCAGGGCCAAGCGCTCGTTGACGCGTTTGCACACATCCTGAAACGGCGTCGCGTGTCATGA